cagcgACAGGCACTCTTGCGGCGAGATTGATGCCTTGAGACGACAAGATCAAAATATCAGACTTGATGTTCTCATTAGATGGCTCtcaaaaggattttttttctaagGGGGTGGGGTTGATTGAGATTAATTTTAGTCAGTGTAAGTATCATAGGTTTATGAATGTGAATAAAACAAGTATGTGATTTCTGTAATCTGTTTGCATTTCATGTCAGaatgtgacatactgtatgttcagtgtCATATACAACTTACAGCACTTGATCATTTGCTCTTGTTTGGGGAAACATGTCTGAAGTCTCTAtttgtaatgctttccctagtGTTTAAAATCCtctgaatgtaaaaaaacatctgtatgTGATCATGTTGTGTACATAAACATAACACAGACAccgatttgtgtgtgttgtgcgtACTATGTTTGCACATGCAGTGCGTCAACCTTCCTCACAGAGTCTATTTTCATACTCTGCCTTTTGAGTCATCCATTTCTGGAGCACAACGAATGAGGACTCCCGGAGGACATGGTGTGCGTACAGAGTGGCGTGGTGGTGCTCCGAGGGCCACGCAATTAAGATGACGGGCGGACCGCACTCCCACCATCGCCTCCCAGACACTTGGGCAACCACTGTGCTCAGGCTTTTTGAGTCGCTCTTTTAGCCTCTCTCTGGCTCCATCtctttctacttttattttggtGCCAAATAAAGCACTTAACATTTCTCACAACTGGATCAACTGCACTATACTAACAACAGTGAgcaaaactttttatttaagcAAACTAAATAATTTTCTCTATCTTATTGTGTTGCACAGACGGAGAGCCCCTGGAATGGCAAAGCAAGAGGGGGCTCCAGCCAACAGAACCGCCCGGTGAGGCGGCCTTGCACTGAGCTGCTGAAATACCTAACGGCCACCGATGATATCCTGCTCCACACCAAAGCCAGTGAAGCCAAGAGCACCTGGGGGGGTGCCAGTAGCAGGGACAAGAGTGGCCTGGGTCTTGGCGcctcttcctcgtcctcttcgCCGTCTTCGTTATCCACCTCCTcgttctcctccctctcctccacctcttcgTCCTCTTCCACCACCTCCAAGAAGAAGTCAGCTGTACCatctcaacagcagcagcagcagcagcagcagccgcagcaTCACCAGCGAGGTGAGAGCCGGGCTGCAGGCGAGTGTAGTGTGGCTGGTGTTGGGGCTGGGAAGTGGCAGCGTTGCAGTCACGATGACGGGGTTGAGGAGTCGGAGGGTGCTTCTATCCCTGTTGGCCACAGAACCTCCACCTGCGGCCATGCCCGCCCCAAACTGGAGCACGGGCCGCCCAGTGAAGAAGGAAGGCCGCCAGGCGATGTGGGCCGCCTGGCCGCCGCTAGGTTTATTAGGTATATGCATTCTTATTCCCTCCCTCCCCGAGAGGTGAGTCACAGCTGTGAGCATTGCCGAGAGGCTGCGGGCGCCACTCAGGCTAGTGAGGGCTTTGGCAGGCATGGCCGTAGTAACAGTAGTGGTGCCGGCCGTGCACCACATAGGCACATCACAGTGACTATTaggaaaagagatgaaaagCCGGGGCACCCCTTACTTAGCCAGCTGCTCACCTCCAAACAGAGGCCTGTTCAGTATGGAGCCCCCTTACTTCCACCTAAGATCACCCCTTTACCCAGCACTCTGAGCAAATCAGCAGGTAAGAGGTCTGAGAGCCCAGCCCAGGCCGTTTcaaaggtggaggaggaagaggtgggagGGACCACTGATTGTAGAAACCGGGCAGTAAGTCAGGTAGAAGAGCCTGACTCAGGGTCCCTGTTGTCACCTCTCGCCTTCGACCTAGAGAGCTGGGTTAGCCAGCCAGACTCAGGGCTAGACATGGGCTTTGGACTAGAGCTGGGGTGGCTAAACCATGGGGAGGATGTTgaccatgatgatgatggtgttgatgatgatgatgatgatgaccatGTCACGGGCAGCCCCGCAGCGGTGCTCTCACATGGCCCACCAAGCCCACTCTTCCCAGATACTAGAATTGCAGAGCCCGCCCCTCCCTGCATCATACAAGGGCAAGGGCACCCACACAGGCAGGCACTCAGCGAGCACCCCGACGACCAGGGCCACCCGTTGTTAGGTAATCATGACTGCATCCCCCCCACTGGTCTtatctctgctctctcttctccctctcctgctctaaCCACTTCCCAGTTTGACTTCACAACTAACTCCTATTCTAATACGAATCTAACAGTCATTCTGAGGGCATAAACAACAATGACGACAAACAGCCTGCTAGCCAATGCTTTTTGCTAGTCCCAGAGGcattcttttaaatttaaatagagtgaaaaaaaaaaaggagggggtGGGAAAAGGGGCGAGCCTTGTCTTGCCACTGTACGTCTTGTATTCATAAAGTCAACCCTTGAACCATCTTTGGCTGATTGAGCTGAGTGTGCTGAATATGTACATTTAGACTCAGAGCTCGGGTGCTGCTCTTTAGCGTCGTGCTACTAAAGCCACGTTCCCTTAGCTGGAGCACAAGTCTGCCAGAGCCTCGGGCAACTGCACAAGCTTCCTTGactctcctttcttccttcttttttccccctcctctgcTGTTGGTGCATGCAATTATGACTTTATTGTCTAGGGAGGGGCTCACCCACTGTCATGTGTCTTGTTTGTGACATTGTCTCTCTATGTCTTTATTCCATTTCGATCTATTTGTTGTCTTGAACAGGGTATGTCTGTGTCTGGACACCTGTGAAATACGCACCATCACTTCATCCTGCCTCACAGAGTGACCAGTCTATCCTAAGAATAAATAGTTAAAACGGGGTCAATCTAAAAAGATATGCTTTGTACAATAGTATCCATAGAAATACTTTATAATGGGTGTTTTTGTAGTAATAATTGCATTTAATGAACCAATTTGAGATTAATTGTTGCAGAATGTGGACCTGTTCTCTTCTGCCATGAGTGTTATACGTAGATCAATAATTACCCATGCTCCTTTGTGTTCTGCAGCCAAACCAACCATCTTGCCACTTCCTTTGACCCCAGAGTCTCCAAAGTAAGTGTGAGAAGTTTTTCCACATTATTCCAGGCAAAAAGCAGCAACAAACTACAGAAAAAAGCCAAAGCCAAAGAAAACTATATAGAGTAGAATCCAAGTTGAGGCATTTTTGTGACTCATTTCCATTTCTTAGATCACAAAAGCTTTTAAAGTCTTACTTTCATCTGAGAAGTAAAATGTTgcactttttttgtcttccagTGACCACAAGGGATCACCGTTTGAGAACAAAACCATTGAACGCACATTAAGTGTGGAGATTGCTGGAACCCCAGGTAAGAACACTTTTCTGATTATTTAAAGCACATGTAGTTATTATTAAAGCCAATGGAAATCCTCACCTCCCTGTTGTAGATAGTAATGGGTTAACTCTGGCTCCAACATCTTGATAATTCACAGTTCAGAGTTCAAGGTGAAGGCATAGGAGAATATTTTTATGTGCCTATTGATTAGGCTTTCCAATCTCTTCAGGGTTTATTAGCAAACCCCTCCCATCCTCAACCACCTCCCCTCCGCTGTTACTGAAGAGTTAATATGCTTTTTGTCTTCCTCTATCAGATCCTAATGCTCTCTGACTGACAGCTTACTTACCCTACACATCATAGGAAAACTGAAATGGCAGTGTTATTCTTTTAATTGGTTTTGCAGTATAATTCACTTTTGCCTGTTTGATCTGTGCCTTCCTTTCCTTAGGTCCCTAGACATACAGGCAATTAGATCAGCTGACTTGGGAGTCATTTTCCAATGTTGGAAAAAGACTTGTATGCAAAGGCTGCTGTTTTGTAAATGGATTCAGTGTGAGGAATTTTCAGGATCATTATTGACATCATCCTTTTCCGTTATTGAGTTATAATTAACTACAACAGAAGAAAGCTATAGACACAAGGTGATTGCAAGACAAAAATGAAGAGAATGTATGCAAAAGCTGCAATATTGAGGGtcatatctctctttctctctctgtgcaaaTGATGTCAGTAATTACCCCCTTTCTCCCCCCGATTAATCATCTAaggtcaataaaaacaaaatggttgCCCTTTAGCCTCTCACACTGTGTGATGTTGCACTGGCCCCTTCGGGTATTCATTTACCAGCAGGGGAAATGGTCCTAATACATACCTCATGTCTGCCCCTTGCACCTTCTACTTAGCTCTTGTGGGGGTTGGAAATTTGTTGCACATCAGACCCCAAGAGGTCTTCCTGTGTCACTCTGACCTTGGTCGAAGTGCTGTTTAACCCTTTTGTGTAGATAAGCTTTTGGGGTCAAAGGTGATGCCTGCTGAGACCTAAAGAAGGGAAAGAGCAGGGCTGCTTAAGCTCTGGGGCAATCAAGCACAGTTAATATTTCTTCCAATTTTACTGCACGTGGGTGAGTCTATTGACCTGTGGCCAAATCTTGGCGTCCGTTCTGTTCCACCGCATCCATTTTACAAGGACGGTCAAATAAAGCCCTTCACCTGACTTCACCATTCAATTTAGGATTGAATATTAGCAGGAAAGTCATTAGTCCAGAAAGCTCCAGGTTACTGAGCCACTTTCCTACTTAGGGATTAGCTTTTGAGTCTCGTGCTGTATGAGACAGATGGATATAGATCCCAGTAAGTGGAGGTGATAGCTTTTAGGTCCGGAGTTACATGTCCTTTGCCAATTTAGAGTAACATTCCACTACAATAGAGATTATGGTGGTGTTACTGATAACCAGATGGAAGTTAGCCAGGTGGGCGGTTCCACCCTCCACCTTAAAGGCAGGTCGACAATTCACTGATGGAACTTTCCACGAATTGCTGCCAGTAACATATTATTTTATGCCTTTGCTATaagttgtagtagtagtggttACTGTTTCATAGAAAGATAATTTTAATTATCAGTTGACCTGTACACCTTGTACTGAGCCaaatgatgtttatttttaaatagcaaCTTTTCGACTGTTGGCTACATGTTATCTTGACACTTTTCAGAGAGGTACAGTAAAGACTACAACAGGCAGTGAGGCACCCTGGGATCTGACTGTTCTGGCCTAATCTCTGCCAAGCTAATAGATTTACCCTGTGCTGCCATGTTGTCTTTAATTACTGTATCTCATGACACTGGGGTGGTCTGTGTGTTGCTATTTGCATGGCTTACCGCCGGATCAACTCTTTAAGCACAGAGTTGTTATTCGCTCTGTGGACTCCTCGCAATTTACagctggaggagaaaaaagattATAAaaccttcctctttctttctgtcttgctCACTTGTTCAATCGTTTTCTCTCCGGTGGCTACATGAttggtgtttgtgtctgtggatCATCCATCACTAGCAAGTTTGACTGAGAGGCACATATTTATCtaattctgatttattttaccCCCATCGCAAATGGCCCCTAGTTTATGACCCCACAGGTTGGACAGATGGCGCTTTGTTGGTGAAACAGAAGTTCCTCAGGCATTGTGTAGCACCCcattctctcttctccttttcatAGCTCATTTCATTGGCAAAATgcatatatacgtatatgtcTATACTGCATCACTATCAGAActgagagaaggaagagagagaggggagaaaatgGGGGGGGGGCCTTGCAGTCCTACTTACAGACACATCCAGATAATAAGTAGGATGATAAGCCGTTGGATCAGGCATTCCAAACACAGCAAGTGGTTTCAGAAACttgcatatttatatatcatGCTCCCGCACTCTCTTTGCCAAGCTGTCTTCCCCGTGCATACTCCAACACTGGATTTGATACTAATAGCTGTCATTTGGTGCAATTCACCAGCAAGGGAAGAATGATGTGCATTATAAGAAAGGCAAAGAAGAGGGGAGAGCGTAGGTGTTTCAAAGTGCCTGAGTTTGACTCCAGTGAGAGACtgttagtgagtgtgtgtgtgtgtgtgtgtgtgtgtgtgtgtgtgtgtgtgtgtgtgtgtgtgtgtgtgtgggcacatTTGTTCTGTGCAAGACAGAAACAGGATAGGATGCCTAGAGACGGAAAGGGAGAAATAGAGATTGAGCCACGGAAGATGGCAGACAGGAAGAGGGGAAAAGGGAGAATACAAGGctaaaggagaggaggaaagagagaatgagagtaATGGTGGCGGctgtttgtgtgagtgcattAACAATGCTATAAAGTGGGCTCATCTCAGGACTTCCCATATAACTGCCATCTGTCTGGTTGTAAATCTGTAGGAGGCGGGGAAAAGATAGGGGGGGCACAAGCAGTAGGGATATGCCATCTGAGAAGAATGACAACCCATTCGCCAGTACTTCATGTGCTTCCATGACATAGCAGACATCTCACCATGGCAACATCACCAGGCATGCTAAAGTGTACATTAAGAATAGTGACATATCTTCCGATATTATTTCAAAGAAAAGGGAGATGATGCTGGATAATCTTGAAACATGCATGCCGACATGTCAGTGATTGTTCTTTCAGACCGATAAAAAAGGTCTTTGGTTTTATTCAGATGAATTGGCAGCTGTCCAGTGCAGACATTTATGTTAGGCAGGCAGAGATATGATACATGCATTACGTTTGTCCTCTACAGGGTGTTATGTTATTTGTTTCATGAAAAGGGACCTTTCCAAGGTCATAGAGGAAGGGGATGGCAAGTCATCCATATTACAGCACTGCCATATTAAGTTACACCAAGCATTACATTAATCTGTCAAGATTGCAATAAAATAGAGATCAGGATTAGGCCAAGTGAAAGTGAATATTTTAATCAGTCATGTATCTGTGTCCACTGTCCATAAACCGACCTGGGACTTGATGAGTGAGGGGAGAAGGGAGAGGGGGATATTAGGGGAGGTTTGCATTATgattccattttcattttatttcccccacccctccaccaacctctgtcttttcctccctctgcagGTCTGACACCACCTACCACGCCCCCACACAAAGCCAGTCAAGAGAATCCTTTCAAAGCATCGCTCAAAACCAAGTTGTCTTCATGTTCCTCCTCAGCCTTGGCATGCAAAAGAGCCAGGCTGAGCGAGTTGGGCCCCGGCGCTCTGGCCCCGGCCCCAGGTGCCTCAGGCGGGGGCCCCACCAGGAAGGGTCCGGAACAGACTGAGCTTTATGCCCAGCTGAGCAAAGCGTCCACCGCCCTCCCTTACTCCGTCACCCAACACACAATGGGGGGTGGCCTTGAGGAGCATCGCAGCACTAGCAACAATAAGCGGGTGGCGCCCCGTGGCTACTGTGACCATGACTATTGCCAGGCGTCAGCTAGCACTAAGAAGGACGGCAGCACAGCCACTGTTACCATGACTACAGCAGCGGAAATGATGGTCACCTCAGGTGCCACTGCTGCTCCCATGCCTATTGCAGGCAAAGTGGAGGACAGGCATGTCGAATGTAAGGACTCAGCCATGCCACCgtcctcttcatcatcttcatcttcttaTTCTCCATCATCAGCTTCATCTGGTCCTTTGGCTAAGCAGCAGAATTTTGCCTCTGTGGATGGAGAAGCAGCCCGGGTCCAGGAGTTAGGGAAGCAGACCCTTACACAAACCACCCAGATCCCCTTACAAGAGGCCACTACTGACGGGGACCAACACCCTTCTGCCACCAGCCGGAAGCTCCTGTGCGACCAGGAAATCAGAGCAGAACTCAACAAGCATTTTGGCCACCCCTTACAAGCCCTTTGTAGCCAGGGTGGCCAGGAGAGAGAACCAGGCAGCAAATCAAATAAGGTTGCAGCCCCACAGTCCCTtgaggagggagaggatggCTACTACTCCCAGAGGTTGCCTGGCTCCAGCTACCTGCACCCAGGGTTCCTGCCCTTCCACGATGATCTAGAGCTGGGTGAGGGCCGTGAGAATCGCTTCCTCTGTCCATGGGAGGGCACCCCTCTGGACCTACTCTTTGACTGTCCcccctgctctccctcctgttcCCCACCATCCAGCTGCTCCCCTTCACGAGGCTCCGTCTCCCcaccttcctccctcctcctctcgcccAGCAGGCCTTTCTGCTGGACCAGCAGCGAGTCCCGCTCCCGTTCTCGTTCCCACTCTGGCTCCCGCATCTCCTCCTCGCACTACCGGAGGCGCTCCCTCTCCAGCTCACCTGACAGATGCCCCTCCTCCTGGTAAgtcatctcacacacacgcacacacaccttacaCTTTTTTTGGCTGAGTCTTGGCTGCTCCCCACCCATGCAGTTTAAACAGGTCTTGGAGCTGGCAGGGGATCTAGCTTAGGCCTTCAGGCCTGATCAGTCGTCAGAGCTGGTGGTCACACAGGATAGACCCTGGAGACTCTTGGCATGGGTTCTTAACCTCCTGCTAGTCCTTGCCTTGCCTGGACTAAATGCAGGATAGATTTAGCAAGTTTGACACAAAGAGATTTAACAGGTGAAAGAGAGGTGGAATGCATTTTAACCAAATTGCAATTGTTATAGTAACCAAATTTTGCCTATTTAGCCAGGTGGCACTTCAATTTCTCTGAACTgacaatggggaaaaaagatcAGTTGAAAGGTGCAATCTCcctaaaacaacacacaatgaACCAAAAAGAGAAACCCACAACATGAAACGTGCCAGAGGCACTGGACTATTGAACAGTATGAGTTTTAATCTCTAGGCAGGgagttttatttgagtgtcttCCTTACACTCACCCCCCTCCTCACTCGCTCCCTTGCATGctcctgttttttgtttgatgcCGGGGCTATTGTTTTAAGCGGCAGCTGTTGTTTTTACTGAGTGGCAAACCCTCTTCTTTTACATCCCCAGAGATGAAAGCCAAATACAGGCTGTGGGAATGCAGTCTCTAAACCCCTCTCAAAAGAGACTCCTATCATCATAGCTCTGTGTGagaactacatttcccatgttTCCCTTTGATCAGAGCTGAGGGGTTTTCTGTTGGGTTTTTTGGTAGAAGAACAGAGGCAAGCCATAGTTACTGAGAAGGATGTGAGTAAATTCAGTTTGTCAGGAGTAGTTCATTCAGTGCTTCACAGTGTAGGACTCCACTGCAGTGACTCAGTTTGTTTGCCTGATTActtaaaggtcagtttactcCACAGAGCCAAGGTAATCACTTTATTCTGTTTAAGCCCTTGTTCTTTGCTCTACACCAACTTGCTCACAAATTATACAGTAATAGTCTCAAGGCAGTCGATCAGAATCTGACACTGACAAGCTTTCTGAAAATACTGGGTAGGGATTGGAGTTTTGAAAGCGACAGCGCAAGAAGCTTGTTATATTTTCATGCAAGGAAAGATAAATAGAATTTCAGCAACACAATTCTCAAAATCCCTGTGCTCTGTTTCAAGTTTCACAGCATCAGATCCTCGATCTTTCCAAACTGGCACTCCTTTGCTTTACTGAATTTCCCTAACTTCTCTCCCTCCATAATTCAGGTCTTCCTTCTTCAGCAACACTTCAATAATTAAGCATCAGAAGCTTAAGGAATGCAGGGGTACAAGCTCTACAGTCAGGCCACTAGGGCCTACAGTATTGACCATTTCCTCATACAACATAGATAGCAGGTGCTTATGCTAGATCAGGTGTGTACAAAAGTTCTGtagaaaatcacacacacttttttggCCATGGGTTAGATTAGGACAAGGCTGGAATCAACCCGGTTTCAACCATCTAAATGGGTCTTGTGAATATCAAAGAAGTTAACTTGGTTCCCAAACCAAAGAACAAATAAACCAAGGCGTCAGAAGTTGGCAGGAGTCAACAGTATGtagtatgattttttttatgcatttttctaATGTATGAGATGAACAGCATTCCTAGGTGTtgctaaaaataatattttcatatttaatgttttctgttttttcccacAGGTCTCGTCACAACACAGATTCAAGCACTTTTCGTTCCAGGACTCACAAGAGCCCCCACCCTCAGTCTCGATCTCCTCTCAGCCGCAGGCCAAGgtgattattttaaattaattatttaaccTCCTATTATATGTCATTAACCTTTTGTTTAGTCAAATACTTCAGGTTAGGACAAATGGTTATTCTTAGCAACTGCCTGGTAAAAGACCTCATTCTGCtatgcaaggaagaatggctgaaataaaaaatctaGTAGTCACTATAGACAAATGCACTGAACGTAACTTTTCCCTGTCACCACTCAGAAAGAGTTTGATTTCTCTGTCATTCCCTTTTCACATCAAGACCGAAGCCTGTCCCATCCACACGGGGGCCCCGTGACAAACATTCAGGGCAAATATGTTTAATTGATCATGTTTTATTGGACTAGTGACAAAAAGAATCCCAAACCACATTCATACTTCACTCACGACTTGACACTCCCAGCTGTATAATGACGCTTATTCAACTTAGTGCCTCTGTAGTTTTCTATGAGCCACTGCAGAGGGGACCATTTGATATGCAGAGAAGTACTGGCACAGtgcagaaagggagagagggggagactGACACCATCTCAGCGCTCCGAGCTGATTTGGCACCCACGGGCCTAATGACACCCGACAAGCCCGAGAGTCGCTCATCAGTCGAAAACTTAACGGACACGTCTTGTGCTAGTCTGGGGTGGGGGAGAAAGTTGCACTTTCCTTCTTGATGAAGCCCTAACTAAGCAGAAAGTAATGACATGTGAAGTTGTGCTGACAGTTGCAGCTGCCTGGCTCCCCGACCGCGCTGCTTGCCGGCACTCCCACGGGCCTATCCTGCGGGCTCCGTAATCATAGCAATGGCGAAGAGACATCTTATTAACATGTCTCTTTCCTATCCTTTGCAACCCCCTTCTCAACCATCAGTGGTGAGATAACAGTGGACTGCTGCTTGATAAATACTGGCAATTGTTCTTCATACACATCAGCAGGAAGGGTGAATTTAGAGGATGAGCTAGGACAGTGATGTCATACGTATCCTTTCCTCCACAGGTATGACAGCTACGAGGAGTACCAGCACGAGAGGCTGAAGAGGGAGGAGTACCGGCGGGACTATGAGAAGCGGGAGTTCGAAAGggctgagcagagagagaggcaaagacAAAAAGCAATAGTGAGTCAAATGACACAAGCTCCATCTAATTTCCTCTATCATCCTTTTTTCTGTGCTTGACTTTAAGTCTTTCCTGCCGATGCTGATAAAAGACCACATGCAATCACTGCTGTGGTAAATGTACAAATTCCTGCAAACCCACCAAAACCTcccaccgacacacacacatcacttaGGATGAGACAGCCTCCAGCCCAGTGCCATGTGCCACAGTGTATCCCTACTGAAAGAATGCATACAAAGTGAGTTCCTGAATGATTCAGGCGACAGGCCCTTCCTCTTTATCTCCGGGTTGTGTATTTTTAACGTCTCTGTCGTCTGGAAACACTGTCGACTCTTATTAATCACACCACAGgggtaaaatgttaaaatagtGGAAAACAGAAACTAGGAGAGCAAGACGGGGTaaggacaaaaaaaggaaaCGGCCACTGATTCTATTGagctcttttcctttttctgtatCTATTTCAAAATTCAGCCTGATGCAGTGAATATCACATTTCTGCCATATCTCCGCTCTCCATGTCTCAGTGGGAAATTACTCAGGTTTCCAGCGGGGTAACGCTACTACCACCCGTTGATAAAGCACACATTAAATGATGCAGTAATGCAAACTTGGCTTGGCATGCATACATTTTCAGAGATGGAAAGACAAACAATTACGAGCAGTAAAGCTCAAGCTGTCAAACAAGGTTTGGGAGGCCAGAGATGTGAAAGCgtctccttctgtctgtctgtctccctcactCTGTTTTTGCCTcattctctcactcactcaaacacccacacacacacaggcagcccTCAGGGTGCCATCAAGAAAAGGCCGCCTATTTATCAGTTGTCAGCAACTAAACCCCTAATTCagcaaatactttttttgtctCAAACAGTATGTAAGCATTAAAGAGAGTGGAAAAAACGTAAAAACAGTAAGCTGtagttaatttgtttttttctctgctgctttataTAAGTCTAACAGGGCAAAGGTGAACTTTGAGTTTAGCACCAGGCAACTGATTTACATACATGTTACTACTACCCTCAAGACAGAATTAAAAATTTCAACAGGCCTCAATGGACTTGCCCCAGTAATGGcaagtaaatgaatgaatggataaataaataatactagTGATACACTATAGCCCCAGGCTTGCGCTGTATTATATGATTAGCAGATGCAATTAAATTACTCCAACGCTGTAATTGCAGCCTGGTGCAGTTTGTTCCTAAATTATTCCACTATGACCCCCTCGTCCTCTAAGGTTCAAGGAAATCCATGTTTTTTGCCCTGTGGCTCACTGCTGCTCTTAATGCTCCCTCCCCTTACAATATTAACAGACCACTCATTTAGCAACCATGCCTAGTTTGCTGTGTATTGTGAGTTTGACTCCCAAgctggaaagaaagaaacaggcTTTTCTGAAATATGGCTGAGTCACCCCACAGCGTTATTTTTAGTCTTcacaaaaagaagaagcagcCCCAAACTTAAGACATGGCATCATTTGATAAAAATCACTCTGCCTCTGGTTGATGAgttacagagagaaaaaggaattGTAGTGCCAAGGCAGACTGAGGGCTCTCTATCTGCAACTCTATCAGATAACAGGAAGCAAACTGAACCAATCACAGAGGaacacaacagacagacagacagagaagagggaCAAAAACGGGAACCTAAAGTCAGCCGCAGTATCCACAGGAGTGATCAAGAGCAATTCATTAGGACTCgatgaagaaagaaagggggAAAGGAAAAGCAGACTCCCCCTTTTAATCTCCTTCCTCCACCCTGTCTTTCCTCTTAACGAGCAGGAGGAGAGACGGGTGGTGTACGTGGGGCGACTGAGGTCCGACTGCACCCGGACAGAGTTGAAGCACCGCTTTGAAGTCTTTGGCGAAATTGAAGAATGTGCAGTGAACTTGAGGGACGATGGGTAAGGCCCCGTGactttctgtgcatgtgtgtgtgcatctgtatggTAGTCTGGTATTAGTGTAGGGGGAGAGGAAACTGCTGTTACTGTTGAACTTAAAGCAAAGGCAAGTGTTGAAGGTCTAACACAAAGACAGAGCTTTTGCAGTCTCAGAGCGTCTCCCGATCCATCTTGTTCTAGGCCTATGGCGCCCCAAAGATACACTTTTATTGATTCTCTTTTGCATTTAAATAGCGTGATCTTCATCTAAGACAAGGCCCCCTGTTCAGTTATTGTTGCCCCACAGCACCACTCTGATGTATCATTTTCTATTCCTGACCAGGGACAATTTTGGCTTCATCATGTACCGCTACACTTGTGACGCCTTTGCTGCCCTTGAGAACGGACACACCGTACGCAGGTCAAACGAGCCTCAGTTCGAGCTGTGCTTTGGCGGGCAGAAGGAGTTCTGCAAATCACATTACACAGACTTGGGTAAGTGCAGCTTTGTTGTTCCCTCCATCAGCCCCCTGCAGTCATGCAGTATATTTGTGTAGCTGGGAGGACTGTCagtgaaaagagaaataaaagggGAAAGAGGGGGGAAATCAGACAGCAAAGAAGTGAGTGATGCTTCCAGATCAAAAGAGACCCGTCTCTGTGCTGGCAACAGTTCCTATAGCCCTGAA
This sequence is a window from Siniperca chuatsi isolate FFG_IHB_CAS linkage group LG22, ASM2008510v1, whole genome shotgun sequence. Protein-coding genes within it:
- the ppargc1a gene encoding peroxisome proliferator-activated receptor gamma coactivator 1-alpha isoform X1 yields the protein MDGYARTEDELFSSCLLNLTWENCYEQCAALVGEDQPLCPDLPELDLSELDVSDLDADSFLGGLKWYSDQSEIISTQYGNEASNLFEKIDEENEANLLAVLTETLDSIPVDEDGLPSFEALADGDVTNASDRSCPSSPDGSPRTPEPEEPSLLKKLLLAPANSQLSYNQYTGGKAQNHAASSNHRIRPPPAVVKTESPWNGKARGGSSQQNRPVRRPCTELLKYLTATDDILLHTKASEAKSTWGGASSRDKSGLGLGASSSSSSPSSLSTSSFSSLSSTSSSSSTTSKKKSAVPSQQQQQQQQQPQHHQRGESRAAGECSVAGVGAGKWQRCSHDDGVEESEGASIPVGHRTSTCGHARPKLEHGPPSEEGRPPGDVGRLAAARFIRYMHSYSLPPREVSHSCEHCREAAGATQASEGFGRHGRSNSSGAGRAPHRHITVTIRKRDEKPGHPLLSQLLTSKQRPVQYGAPLLPPKITPLPSTLSKSAGKRSESPAQAVSKVEEEEVGGTTDCRNRAVSQVEEPDSGSLLSPLAFDLESWVSQPDSGLDMGFGLELGWLNHGEDVDHDDDGVDDDDDDDHVTGSPAAVLSHGPPSPLFPDTRIAEPAPPCIIQGQGHPHRQALSEHPDDQGHPLLAKPTILPLPLTPESPNDHKGSPFENKTIERTLSVEIAGTPGLTPPTTPPHKASQENPFKASLKTKLSSCSSSALACKRARLSELGPGALAPAPGASGGGPTRKGPEQTELYAQLSKASTALPYSVTQHTMGGGLEEHRSTSNNKRVAPRGYCDHDYCQASASTKKDGSTATVTMTTAAEMMVTSGATAAPMPIAGKVEDRHVECKDSAMPPSSSSSSSSYSPSSASSGPLAKQQNFASVDGEAARVQELGKQTLTQTTQIPLQEATTDGDQHPSATSRKLLCDQEIRAELNKHFGHPLQALCSQGGQEREPGSKSNKVAAPQSLEEGEDGYYSQRLPGSSYLHPGFLPFHDDLELGEGRENRFLCPWEGTPLDLLFDCPPCSPSCSPPSSCSPSRGSVSPPSSLLLSPSRPFCWTSSESRSRSRSHSGSRISSSHYRRRSLSSSPDRCPSSWSRHNTDSSTFRSRTHKSPHPQSRSPLSRRPRYDSYEEYQHERLKREEYRRDYEKREFERAEQRERQRQKAIEERRVVYVGRLRSDCTRTELKHRFEVFGEIEECAVNLRDDGDNFGFIMYRYTCDAFAALENGHTVRRSNEPQFELCFGGQKEFCKSHYTDLDSHSDDFDPASTKSKYDSMDFDSLLREAQRSLRR